The following proteins are encoded in a genomic region of Aquifex aeolicus VF5:
- a CDS encoding cytochrome c oxidase subunit II translates to MWYFDFNKGATEIKIPVGSVVDIFTTSKDVVHGVHIHGTNYNVMAIPGTVGYMRIKFEKPGVYHVVCHEFCGVGHHAMQGKIIVE, encoded by the coding sequence ATGTGGTACTTTGATTTCAACAAAGGTGCTACCGAAATAAAGATACCCGTAGGTTCCGTAGTGGACATATTCACGACTTCAAAGGATGTAGTTCACGGTGTACATATTCATGGAACCAATTACAACGTAATGGCAATTCCCGGAACTGTTGGTTACATGAGGATAAAGTTTGAAAAACCCGGAGTTTACCACGTTGTTTGCCACGAGTTCTGCGGTGTTGGTCACCATGCTATGCAAGGAAAAATAATCGTTGAATAA
- a CDS encoding cytochrome c oxidase subunit I — MLYFTTSFLVFLIAGVFGLLVRLEQSVPGMQVVDFKTYNYLLTGHGVGMLFWWAIAAHIGGFGNFLLPLMIGAKDVAFPRLNALSWWAFFAANVLFLMTLIPGNHIMTMWTGYPPFSLNNDAGVTALYVFVMHLLGASSIATAVNFLVTYITMRAPGYTFFKTNLFVHTLIAANVIQLVGVPSLAGAVTMLFLDKYLGTNFFNPAKGGDPLIYQNIFWFYSHPVVYVQVLPVFGFYSEIIPVFARRPLFGYTSMVFAVWAITAVSFFLWIHHMFVSGVPNWTRVLFSYTTLLIAVPTGIKIFNWMLTLYRGAIHFRSQMLYALGGVFMFLIGGLTGLPLGMVAIDLGVSDSLFVVGHFHYVLGMAITLGILGAVIHWFPLATGKYYPENLGKLSFWLIFAGANIFYFLQMVAGMLGNPRRYPDYPPIPEWTTLHVIQTIGALILGVGVVIFTYGIIKGLKSGEKASDNPWKSPSLEWKVGVPARAHGHGDHPPRVEPDWHPYRYDKEEILK, encoded by the coding sequence ATACTTTACTTTACGACCAGCTTCCTCGTTTTCCTTATAGCGGGTGTATTTGGTCTGCTCGTAAGGCTGGAGCAGTCTGTGCCCGGGATGCAGGTCGTTGACTTCAAGACCTATAACTACTTACTTACCGGGCACGGAGTAGGAATGCTCTTCTGGTGGGCTATAGCAGCTCACATAGGAGGATTCGGTAACTTCCTACTCCCCTTAATGATTGGAGCAAAAGACGTCGCATTTCCCAGACTGAACGCGCTCAGCTGGTGGGCATTCTTTGCAGCAAACGTACTCTTCCTTATGACTCTTATCCCGGGAAACCACATAATGACTATGTGGACCGGATACCCACCCTTCTCCCTTAACAACGATGCGGGAGTAACAGCTCTCTACGTATTCGTAATGCACTTACTCGGAGCATCTTCTATAGCAACCGCTGTTAACTTCCTTGTTACTTACATTACGATGAGAGCTCCCGGATACACCTTCTTCAAGACGAACCTCTTCGTACATACTCTCATAGCTGCTAACGTAATTCAGCTTGTAGGTGTTCCTTCTCTTGCAGGCGCAGTTACGATGCTCTTCCTTGACAAGTACCTCGGAACTAACTTCTTTAACCCCGCTAAGGGTGGAGACCCCCTCATATACCAGAACATTTTCTGGTTCTACTCTCACCCTGTTGTTTACGTTCAAGTTCTACCGGTATTCGGTTTCTACTCCGAAATAATTCCCGTATTCGCAAGGAGACCTCTCTTCGGATACACCTCTATGGTATTTGCAGTTTGGGCAATAACGGCGGTAAGCTTCTTCCTATGGATACACCACATGTTCGTTTCCGGAGTACCCAACTGGACAAGAGTACTTTTCTCCTACACCACACTCCTGATAGCAGTTCCCACAGGAATTAAAATCTTCAACTGGATGTTAACTCTATACAGAGGGGCAATTCACTTCAGATCACAAATGCTCTACGCACTCGGTGGAGTGTTCATGTTCCTCATAGGTGGTCTCACAGGGTTACCTCTTGGAATGGTCGCTATAGACCTGGGTGTATCCGATTCTTTATTCGTAGTAGGACACTTCCACTACGTTCTCGGGATGGCTATTACCCTCGGAATTCTCGGAGCTGTAATACACTGGTTCCCCCTTGCAACAGGAAAGTACTACCCTGAAAACCTCGGAAAACTCAGCTTCTGGCTCATATTCGCAGGAGCAAACATCTTCTACTTCCTCCAAATGGTCGCAGGTATGCTTGGTAATCCCAGAAGGTATCCTGACTATCCTCCCATACCCGAATGGACAACCCTCCACGTAATACAGACTATCGGAGCTCTCATACTCGGTGTAGGTGTAGTAATCTTCACATACGGAATAATTAAGGGACTCAAAAGCGGTGAAAAGGCTTCAGACAATCCCTGGAAGTCTCCTTCTCTTGAATGGAAGGTCGGAGTTCCCGCAAGGGCACACGGTCACGGAGACCATCCTCCCAGGGTAGAACCCGACTGGCACCCATACAGATACGACAAAGAAGAAATACTCAAGTGA